In Chrysemys picta bellii isolate R12L10 chromosome 3, ASM1138683v2, whole genome shotgun sequence, a single genomic region encodes these proteins:
- the TTLL2 gene encoding probable tubulin polyglutamylase TTLL2 has product MAYDHDAEDILKPLVFRLHESVPEAVREVLLERGWSEFDEQEQDEADWNLYWQNSPFRMTDHRSIKPWQRLNHYPETVRITRKDYLARHLKRMKGIYGPSLYEFSPVAFIMPNDYVKFIAEYTKERQSQGKKPSYWICKPVDLSRGRGILIFQDIKDFVYDCMVIVQKYISNPLLISGYKWDLRLYVCVTSFCPLTIYTYEEGLVRFATEKFDLGSLDNVYAHLTNTSINKFGASYKKNKEGIGRGCKWTFSKFRSYLRNHEVDDLLLWRRINNIVMLTLLAITPSVPLTSNCFELFGFDILIDDTFKPWLLEVNYSPALRLDCSIDTTVKKRLLHDIIELLNYKQTDTLRENNGPGTKASYAGRTHIPLTTQGENATDDAPNFLASRQESECTATSAVQSLLEVAGGSFKKEAIVMGKMARTYPRKTLTSQLRERMNRPKTSSQSKAASKSKQLPGARHPAHASVQVTHWLPTTELCNYKLTIPPYFLSTKDRRPFPRVGDFVLIFPFNDAALEASRNGIDVKSIIQEIHKLMNKQLPPGQQKVKKRKDYLTFR; this is encoded by the coding sequence ATGGCATATGACCATGATGCAGAAGACATCCTGAAGCCTCTGGTCTTCCGTCTCCACGAGAGCGTTCCTGAAGCAGTCCGTGAGGTCTTACTGGAACGTGGTTGGAGTGAATTTGATGAACAAGAGcaagatgaagcagactggaatCTGTACTGGCAGAACTCCCCTTTCCGTATGACTGACCACCGAAGCATTAAACCATGGCAGAGGCTCAACCACTATCCAGAAACAGTGAGGATCACAAGGAAAGACTATCTGGCAAGGCATCTGAAACGCATGAAGGGAATTTATGGACCATCTCTTTATGAGTTTAGTCCAGTGGCATTCATCATGCCTAATGACTATGTCAAGTTTATAGCAGAATACACCAAGGAGAGACAGTCACAGGGCAAAAAGCCAAGCTATTGGATTTGCAAGCCTGTGGATTTGTCTCGTGGAAGGGGCATACTCATTTTCCAGGACATTAAAGACTTTGTATATGATTGCATGGTCATTGTGCAGAAGTACATTAGTAACCCTTTGCTTATTTCTGGGTACAAATGGGATCTCCGCCTCTATGTCTGTGTCACCAGTTTTTGCCCCCTTACCATTTACACTTACGAAGAAGGGCTGGTGAGGTTTGCCACTGAAAAGTTTGACCTCGGTTCTCTGGACAATGTCTATGCCCATCTGACAAACACCAGCATCAATAAATTTGGCGCCTCgtacaaaaaaaataaagaagggaTCGGCCGTGGCTGCAAATGGACGTTCAGCAAATTCCGATCTTACCTACGCAACCATGAGGTGGACGACCTGCTTCTGTGGCGGAGAATAAACAACATCGTAATGCTGACCCTGCTTGCTATAACCCCTTCTGTTCCATTGACGTCCAATTGCTTTGAGCTCTTTGGGTTCGACATTCTGATCGATGACACATTCAAACCATGGCTTTTAGAGGTAAACTACAGCCCAGCCTTGCGCCTAGACTGTTCCATTGACACAACAGTGAAAAAAAGACTTCTTCATGATATCATTGAATTGCTAAATTATAAGCAAACTGACACCTTGAGAGAAAACAACGGGCCTGGCACTAAAGCTTCATATGCTGGTAGGACACATATCCCCTTGACGACACAGGGTGAAAATGCAACAGATGACGCTCCCAATTTCCTTGCTTCTAGGCAAGAGAGTGAATGCACTGCCACTTCTGCAGTGCAGTCTCTCTTGGAGGTTGCAGGAGGTTCGTTTAAGAAGGAGGCCATAGTGATGGGGAAAATGGCCAGAACATATCCAAGGAAAACACTAACCTCACAGCTCCGGGAAAGGATGAACAGGCCGAAAACATCTTCGCAATCAAAGGCGGCATCTAAAAGCAAACAGCTGCCAGGAGCTAGACACCCTGCACATGCATCTGTCCAAGTCACCCATTGGTTGCCTACCACTGAGTTATGTAACTACAAATTAACTATTCCTCCATATTTTCTCTCCACTAAAGACAGAAGGCCCTTCCCTCGAGTAGGTGATTTTGTCCTTATATTTCCTTTCAACGATGCTGCGCTTGAAGCCTCCAGAAATGGAATAGATGTAAAAAGCATCATACAAGAAATACACAAGTTAATGAACAAACAGTTGCCCCCAGGACAGCAGAAAGTAAAGAAGAGAAAAGATTATTTAACTTTTAGATAA